The proteins below are encoded in one region of Pleuronectes platessa chromosome 14, fPlePla1.1, whole genome shotgun sequence:
- the LOC128455835 gene encoding uncharacterized protein LOC128455835 isoform X3: MCMSPSQSSDPTPPAMVVKCTQVVKEEEEEEEEEGKKDEGSSPDQHTAGPSVPQQSSTGSPPSVDQSKPLSPPGSPPCTSSSSSKAPPEPICVSSPPHPVEPPSDPEPSIDSQSFWKSCNAAGCTQAIFTDFINEMNDIAGRIQSDQASEDDCNHALKVMAASGKLEEIVAKQQTELQRKQQELMKAAAAMQHVFLALRR; encoded by the exons ATGTGCATGTCACCTTCACAGAGTTCGGATCCCACTCCTCCAGCGATGGTAGTGAAATGTACCCAAGTggttaaagaggaggaggaggaggaggaggaggagggaaagaaagatgaAG GGTCCAGTCCTGATCAACACACCGCTGGACCCTCCGTCCCACAGCAAAGCTCCACTGGTTCCCCTCCCTCTGTTGACCAATCCAAACCCCTCAGTCCTCCTGGCTCCCCTCCCTGCACCAGCTCGTCCAGTTCCAAGGCTCCACCTGAACCCATCTGCGTCTCCTCTCCACCGCATCCAGTGGAGCCTCCCTCGGACCCGGAGCCCAGCATCGACTCCCAGAGCTTCTGGAAAAGCTGCAATGCTGCAGGATGCACACAggccattttcacagatttcattAATGAGATGAATGATATTGCCGGCAGAATTCAGTCAGACCAGGCCAGTGAGGACG ATTGCAATCATGCGCTGAAAGTGATGGCGGCTTCTGGGAAGCTGGAGGAGATTGTGGCCAAGCAGCAGACAG AGTTACAACGGAAACAGCAGGAGCTGATGAAGGCAGCAGCCGCCATGCAACATGTCTTCTTAGCACTGAGGAGATGA
- the LOC128455835 gene encoding histone H3.v1 isoform X2, with translation MVVKCTQVVKEEEEEEEEEGKKDEEIVVKCTQVVKEEEEEEEEEEGKKDEGSSPDQHTAGPSVPQQSSTGSPPSVDQSKPLSPPGSPPCTSSSSSKAPPEPICVSSPPHPVEPPSDPEPSIDSQSFWKSCNAAGCTQAIFTDFINEMNDIAGRIQSDQASEDDCNHALKVMAASGKLEEIVAKQQTELQRKQQELMKAAAAMQHVFLALRR, from the exons ATGGTAGTGAAATGTACCCAAGTggttaaagaggaggaggaggaggaggaggaggagggaaagaaagatgaAG agaTAGTAGTGAAATGTACCCAAGTggttaaagaggaggaggaggaggaggaggaggaggagggaaagaaagatgaAG GGTCCAGTCCTGATCAACACACCGCTGGACCCTCCGTCCCACAGCAAAGCTCCACTGGTTCCCCTCCCTCTGTTGACCAATCCAAACCCCTCAGTCCTCCTGGCTCCCCTCCCTGCACCAGCTCGTCCAGTTCCAAGGCTCCACCTGAACCCATCTGCGTCTCCTCTCCACCGCATCCAGTGGAGCCTCCCTCGGACCCGGAGCCCAGCATCGACTCCCAGAGCTTCTGGAAAAGCTGCAATGCTGCAGGATGCACACAggccattttcacagatttcattAATGAGATGAATGATATTGCCGGCAGAATTCAGTCAGACCAGGCCAGTGAGGACG ATTGCAATCATGCGCTGAAAGTGATGGCGGCTTCTGGGAAGCTGGAGGAGATTGTGGCCAAGCAGCAGACAG AGTTACAACGGAAACAGCAGGAGCTGATGAAGGCAGCAGCCGCCATGCAACATGTCTTCTTAGCACTGAGGAGATGA
- the LOC128455835 gene encoding histone H3.v1 isoform X1: MCMSPSQSSDPTPPAMVVKCTQVVKEEEEEEEEEGKKDEEIVVKCTQVVKEEEEEEEEEEGKKDEGSSPDQHTAGPSVPQQSSTGSPPSVDQSKPLSPPGSPPCTSSSSSKAPPEPICVSSPPHPVEPPSDPEPSIDSQSFWKSCNAAGCTQAIFTDFINEMNDIAGRIQSDQASEDDCNHALKVMAASGKLEEIVAKQQTELQRKQQELMKAAAAMQHVFLALRR, translated from the exons ATGTGCATGTCACCTTCACAGAGTTCGGATCCCACTCCTCCAGCGATGGTAGTGAAATGTACCCAAGTggttaaagaggaggaggaggaggaggaggaggagggaaagaaagatgaAG agaTAGTAGTGAAATGTACCCAAGTggttaaagaggaggaggaggaggaggaggaggaggagggaaagaaagatgaAG GGTCCAGTCCTGATCAACACACCGCTGGACCCTCCGTCCCACAGCAAAGCTCCACTGGTTCCCCTCCCTCTGTTGACCAATCCAAACCCCTCAGTCCTCCTGGCTCCCCTCCCTGCACCAGCTCGTCCAGTTCCAAGGCTCCACCTGAACCCATCTGCGTCTCCTCTCCACCGCATCCAGTGGAGCCTCCCTCGGACCCGGAGCCCAGCATCGACTCCCAGAGCTTCTGGAAAAGCTGCAATGCTGCAGGATGCACACAggccattttcacagatttcattAATGAGATGAATGATATTGCCGGCAGAATTCAGTCAGACCAGGCCAGTGAGGACG ATTGCAATCATGCGCTGAAAGTGATGGCGGCTTCTGGGAAGCTGGAGGAGATTGTGGCCAAGCAGCAGACAG AGTTACAACGGAAACAGCAGGAGCTGATGAAGGCAGCAGCCGCCATGCAACATGTCTTCTTAGCACTGAGGAGATGA
- the LOC128455835 gene encoding FYN-binding protein 1 isoform X4 — protein MVVKCTQVVKEEEEEEEEEGKKDEGSSPDQHTAGPSVPQQSSTGSPPSVDQSKPLSPPGSPPCTSSSSSKAPPEPICVSSPPHPVEPPSDPEPSIDSQSFWKSCNAAGCTQAIFTDFINEMNDIAGRIQSDQASEDDCNHALKVMAASGKLEEIVAKQQTELQRKQQELMKAAAAMQHVFLALRR, from the exons ATGGTAGTGAAATGTACCCAAGTggttaaagaggaggaggaggaggaggaggaggagggaaagaaagatgaAG GGTCCAGTCCTGATCAACACACCGCTGGACCCTCCGTCCCACAGCAAAGCTCCACTGGTTCCCCTCCCTCTGTTGACCAATCCAAACCCCTCAGTCCTCCTGGCTCCCCTCCCTGCACCAGCTCGTCCAGTTCCAAGGCTCCACCTGAACCCATCTGCGTCTCCTCTCCACCGCATCCAGTGGAGCCTCCCTCGGACCCGGAGCCCAGCATCGACTCCCAGAGCTTCTGGAAAAGCTGCAATGCTGCAGGATGCACACAggccattttcacagatttcattAATGAGATGAATGATATTGCCGGCAGAATTCAGTCAGACCAGGCCAGTGAGGACG ATTGCAATCATGCGCTGAAAGTGATGGCGGCTTCTGGGAAGCTGGAGGAGATTGTGGCCAAGCAGCAGACAG AGTTACAACGGAAACAGCAGGAGCTGATGAAGGCAGCAGCCGCCATGCAACATGTCTTCTTAGCACTGAGGAGATGA